The following proteins are co-located in the Patescibacteria group bacterium genome:
- a CDS encoding Ig-like domain-containing protein, which yields MAGGFLFSAPQVFAQADQTAQVAATAGFGTADLPTIIGQIISVFLGLLGVVFLVLTIYAGTMWMTAAGDPKKVEKAKNILIQAAVGLLITISAYGITTFIVNAITGGTGGGGGGTGGGSNGGVSVESLSGALGAGPIRDHYPTRNQTDVARNAKIMITFKEAIDPASVTVNSVKIFPASTGVTGALTDTVINFTDDHKTFVFRPAAYLGSPTAKVQYTVQLTTDIKNAGGAKLFSGSYSSGYKWSFETGTVLDLTPPTIVSVTPANSGAYARNIVVQATFSEPVDPTSASGVRTSSGGFSNIGITSNATVQVPGEYQISNGYTSVTFISAEPCGTNSCGEKIVCLPASSSLNVTVKGASTTANPPQADTFPYDGVVDMAGNSFDGNHDGTAGDFFGWSFTTTGDIALAGPKIVSVSPNISEEDVPLDQPVTITFGDVLMTSSVSQDTVQLSNKEQVSGISHEMWFSPSTSYLTSDDQVVTSAAQIPAKTVVEVTHGTFLQSVDGKSYLYGSTVTSGLLNQYQNCYVPGAGPDAVGGLCGVSAAEPYCCNGIPSSSACILF from the coding sequence ATGGCAGGGGGCTTTTTATTTTCTGCGCCACAGGTTTTCGCTCAAGCTGATCAAACGGCTCAGGTGGCTGCTACGGCCGGGTTTGGGACAGCTGATCTACCGACTATTATTGGCCAGATCATCAGTGTTTTTCTGGGACTACTTGGCGTAGTTTTTCTGGTCCTGACTATTTACGCCGGCACCATGTGGATGACGGCCGCCGGTGATCCTAAGAAAGTTGAGAAGGCTAAGAATATTTTGATTCAGGCGGCCGTTGGGTTATTAATTACGATCAGTGCTTACGGAATCACCACCTTTATAGTCAATGCGATTACGGGCGGAACTGGCGGCGGTGGGGGCGGGACAGGCGGTGGAAGTAATGGCGGAGTCTCGGTCGAGAGCCTGTCTGGTGCTTTGGGCGCCGGACCAATTCGCGACCATTACCCAACCAGAAATCAGACTGATGTGGCCCGGAACGCTAAAATAATGATTACGTTTAAGGAGGCCATTGACCCGGCCTCGGTGACGGTTAATTCCGTGAAGATTTTCCCTGCCTCCACGGGTGTTACTGGTGCGCTCACGGACACGGTTATTAACTTTACAGACGATCACAAGACTTTTGTCTTTAGGCCGGCCGCCTATTTGGGCTCGCCGACCGCTAAGGTCCAGTACACCGTCCAATTAACTACTGACATTAAAAATGCCGGTGGTGCCAAGCTGTTCTCCGGCTCATACAGCAGTGGGTATAAGTGGTCATTTGAAACTGGCACGGTGCTTGATCTGACGCCGCCGACAATTGTGTCCGTTACTCCTGCTAACTCTGGCGCCTATGCTCGGAACATCGTAGTGCAGGCTACTTTTTCCGAACCGGTTGACCCAACTTCTGCTTCGGGCGTCCGAACATCTTCCGGAGGTTTCTCGAACATTGGGATTACAAGTAATGCGACTGTGCAGGTGCCTGGCGAATATCAGATTTCCAATGGCTATACTTCTGTAACCTTCATCTCGGCTGAGCCTTGTGGCACTAACTCTTGCGGAGAAAAGATTGTCTGCTTGCCGGCTAGCAGCAGTTTGAATGTCACCGTTAAGGGTGCAAGTACTACGGCTAATCCTCCGCAGGCAGATACCTTTCCGTATGACGGTGTGGTAGACATGGCCGGTAATTCTTTTGATGGCAACCACGACGGCACGGCTGGAGACTTTTTTGGCTGGAGTTTTACGACCACCGGGGATATCGCGCTCGCGGGGCCAAAGATTGTGTCTGTTTCGCCGAATATTTCCGAAGAAGATGTGCCGCTTGATCAGCCGGTCACGATTACGTTTGGCGATGTCCTGATGACCTCTAGCGTTTCTCAAGACACAGTCCAGTTATCTAATAAAGAACAGGTGTCTGGCATTTCTCATGAAATGTGGTTTTCGCCGAGCACCTCCTATTTGACGAGCGATGATCAGGTGGTGACTTCGGCTGCTCAGATTCCGGCCAAGACGGTGGTTGAAGTGACTCACGGAACGTTCTTGCAGTCGGTGGACGGCAAGTCATATTTGTATGGCTCGACAGTCACGAGTGGTTTGTTGAACCAGTATCAAAATTGTTATGTGCCCGGAGCGGGACCTGATGCGGTTGGCGGATTGTGCGGTGTGTCGGCCGCAGAGCCGTACTGCTGCAACGGTATCCCATCTTCCTCGGCTTGCATCCTCTTCTAA